In the Salinirubrum litoreum genome, one interval contains:
- the sppA gene encoding signal peptide peptidase SppA: protein MATDSTDGPGSGTARLLTVLLVGLLAAALGVVVFVIVPGGNLARLLGVLLVVGTALLGARVAGGIADSLFPDYNVAEVAVEGPIVRDTGTSSFAAGSVGADADAIVDQIERADADDNAEALLVKLNTPGGEVLPSDDIRNAAAAFDGPTVAYATDTCASGGYWIASGCDELWARDASVVGSIGVIGSSVNAAEAADKLGLSYERFAAGKYKDAGSSLKEMNEEDRAYLQGLIDDIYDDFVDRVAEGREMDPETIRETEARVFLGEEAHERGLVDDLGTADDVEDRVADLLGEGVGVREFQPPRSLMGRFRGGAAAVAYAFGAGVASVVGGDADGDVDLRL, encoded by the coding sequence ATGGCAACAGATTCGACAGACGGCCCCGGCTCCGGCACGGCCAGACTGCTGACAGTCCTCCTGGTCGGCCTGCTCGCGGCGGCACTCGGGGTCGTCGTCTTCGTGATCGTCCCCGGCGGGAACCTCGCACGACTGCTCGGCGTCCTGCTGGTCGTCGGCACCGCTCTGCTGGGCGCGCGTGTCGCCGGCGGCATCGCCGACTCGCTGTTCCCCGACTACAACGTCGCCGAGGTCGCCGTCGAGGGGCCGATCGTCCGCGACACGGGGACGAGTTCCTTCGCGGCCGGGTCGGTCGGTGCGGACGCGGACGCCATCGTCGACCAGATCGAACGCGCCGACGCCGACGACAACGCCGAGGCACTGCTCGTCAAACTGAACACGCCCGGCGGCGAGGTCCTGCCGAGCGACGACATCCGGAACGCCGCGGCGGCCTTCGACGGTCCGACCGTCGCCTACGCGACCGACACCTGCGCCAGCGGCGGCTACTGGATCGCCTCCGGGTGTGACGAACTGTGGGCCCGTGACGCCAGCGTGGTCGGCAGCATCGGCGTCATCGGCTCGTCGGTCAACGCCGCCGAAGCCGCAGACAAACTCGGCCTCTCCTACGAGCGCTTCGCGGCGGGCAAGTACAAGGACGCCGGCAGTAGCCTGAAGGAGATGAACGAGGAGGACCGCGCGTACCTCCAGGGCCTGATCGACGACATCTACGACGACTTCGTCGACCGGGTCGCCGAGGGCCGGGAGATGGACCCCGAGACGATCCGGGAGACAGAGGCGAGAGTGTTCCTCGGCGAGGAGGCCCACGAGCGCGGCCTCGTCGACGACCTCGGGACAGCCGACGACGTGGAGGACAGAGTGGCCGACCTGCTCGGCGAGGGTGTCGGTGTGCGGGAGTTCCAGCCGCCCCGGTCGCTGATGGGCAGATTCCGTGGCGGTGCGGCGGCGGTCGCGTACGCCTTCGGTGCCGGCGTGGCGAGCGTCGTCGGTGGTGACGCTGACGGCGACGTCGACCTGCGGCTCTGA
- a CDS encoding coiled-coil protein → MADAITAEFDIDELDESNNVELTDDKLETGSKGQLIKLAGQLRDRRNDLNQMASERASKRDDLNAKTREKVDEAQEHREQRDELNEQVQEHKNKRNELNAEANELFDKVEEMKQDLELGDGKDLEELEEEIEQLEFRQQTEVLSTEDERELIEKIEQKREEYQERKDKLDDSQELEDLIEEAEEVRSEASQHHQKVTELADKAQEHHNEMIEAYRAADDIRDNADEMHELFVEAQEAADRHHEDFVRVQKRLRELDKQEEEEQKDEREAKREEAKAEAEEIYQKFKEGETLDTEDLMKLQKTGLL, encoded by the coding sequence ATGGCAGACGCAATCACAGCCGAGTTCGACATCGACGAACTCGACGAATCGAACAACGTAGAACTGACCGACGACAAACTCGAAACTGGTTCTAAAGGCCAACTCATCAAACTCGCCGGACAGCTCCGCGACCGGCGGAACGACCTGAACCAGATGGCCTCGGAGCGCGCCTCCAAGCGCGACGACCTGAACGCGAAGACCCGCGAGAAGGTCGACGAGGCCCAGGAGCACCGCGAGCAGCGCGACGAGCTCAACGAGCAGGTCCAGGAGCACAAGAACAAGCGAAACGAGCTCAACGCCGAGGCCAACGAGCTGTTCGACAAGGTCGAGGAGATGAAGCAGGACCTCGAGCTCGGCGACGGCAAGGACCTCGAAGAGCTCGAAGAGGAGATCGAACAGCTGGAGTTCCGCCAGCAGACCGAGGTGCTCTCGACCGAGGACGAGCGCGAACTGATCGAGAAGATCGAGCAGAAACGCGAGGAGTACCAGGAGCGCAAGGACAAGCTCGACGACTCCCAGGAACTCGAGGACCTCATCGAGGAAGCCGAGGAAGTCCGCTCGGAGGCGTCCCAGCACCACCAGAAGGTGACGGAACTCGCCGACAAGGCCCAGGAACACCACAACGAGATGATCGAGGCCTACCGTGCGGCCGACGACATCCGTGACAACGCCGACGAGATGCACGAACTGTTCGTGGAGGCCCAGGAGGCCGCCGACCGCCACCACGAGGACTTCGTCCGCGTCCAGAAGCGCCTGCGCGAACTCGACAAGCAGGAAGAAGAAGAGCAGAAGGACGAGCGCGAGGCCAAGCGCGAGGAGGCCAAAGCCGAGGCCGAAGAGATCTACCAGAAGTTCAAGGAAGGCGAGACCCTCGACACCGAGGACCTGATGAAGCTCCAGAAGACGGGGCTGCTCTAA
- a CDS encoding DUF371 domain-containing protein, whose protein sequence is MEEVVHARGHEHVRAEHTSTFEVTTDDWLTPAGDCIVAVEADRAPADFSEAFVDACQSADATITAEITVGDHEQTVVGSGHPDLTFESDRSAVARTSDYVDERTVMTDADSPALGIDREMVTALVEGAELTLTLSVE, encoded by the coding sequence ATGGAAGAAGTCGTCCACGCACGCGGGCACGAACACGTCCGGGCCGAGCACACCAGCACCTTCGAGGTGACGACCGACGACTGGCTCACCCCTGCCGGCGACTGTATCGTCGCGGTCGAGGCCGACCGCGCGCCGGCCGACTTTTCCGAGGCGTTCGTCGACGCCTGCCAGTCCGCCGACGCCACGATCACCGCCGAGATCACGGTCGGCGATCACGAGCAGACCGTCGTCGGCAGTGGACATCCCGATCTGACCTTCGAGAGCGACCGGAGCGCGGTCGCCCGGACCTCGGACTACGTCGACGAGCGCACCGTGATGACCGACGCCGACAGCCCTGCGCTCGGTATCGACCGCGAGATGGTGACTGCGCTCGTCGAGGGTGCCGAACTGACACTGACGCTCAGCGTGGAGTGA
- a CDS encoding endonuclease III domain-containing protein, with amino-acid sequence MAEEPAENISGGDSGGGRDTEFDPATAGTRAEAVVDALGDLYWQKAYGGQPAFECLVRTILSQNTSDKASQPAHDSLMNRYGAGGEENVEGDLARSLADAEQSLLAETISSAGLYNQKSERLIDLAEIVVAEFGGSEGFDAFVRGEEPSVVRSRLLEMHGVGPKTADCVLLFSGGRGGVFPVDTHVHRIARRMGLAPADADHEAVREALEAAVPEEKCGFGHTAMIQFGREYCAARKPACLEGPEACPLYDLCDRVGIDELDGTVVDPREAVADD; translated from the coding sequence ATGGCCGAAGAGCCTGCGGAGAACATCAGCGGCGGCGATTCGGGCGGCGGCCGCGACACCGAGTTCGACCCTGCGACCGCCGGCACCCGCGCCGAGGCGGTCGTGGACGCGCTCGGCGATCTCTACTGGCAGAAGGCCTACGGCGGGCAACCGGCCTTCGAGTGTCTCGTCCGGACGATCCTCTCACAGAACACCTCGGACAAGGCCAGTCAGCCGGCACACGACAGCCTGATGAATCGCTACGGAGCGGGCGGTGAGGAGAACGTCGAGGGTGATCTGGCCCGGTCGCTGGCCGACGCCGAGCAGTCGCTGCTCGCCGAGACCATCTCTTCTGCCGGTCTCTACAACCAGAAGTCCGAGCGACTGATCGACCTCGCCGAGATCGTCGTCGCCGAGTTCGGCGGAAGCGAAGGGTTCGACGCGTTCGTGAGAGGCGAGGAGCCGTCTGTCGTCCGAAGTCGACTGCTAGAGATGCACGGCGTCGGGCCGAAGACCGCCGACTGCGTGTTGCTCTTCTCCGGTGGTCGCGGCGGCGTCTTTCCCGTCGACACGCACGTCCACCGCATCGCCCGCCGGATGGGACTCGCGCCGGCGGACGCCGACCACGAGGCGGTGCGCGAGGCGCTGGAAGCCGCGGTGCCCGAGGAAAAGTGCGGCTTCGGCCACACCGCCATGATCCAGTTCGGCCGAGAGTACTGTGCGGCGCGGAAGCCCGCGTGTCTGGAGGGGCCGGAGGCGTGTCCCCTGTACGATCTATGTGATCGGGTGGGGATCGACGAACTGGACGGGACCGTGGTCGACCCGCGCGAGGCGGTCGCGGACGACTGA
- a CDS encoding methylglyoxal synthase yields the protein MRLALIAHDEKKPDLIEFAETHRELLDRFELTATGTTGKRLIEETGLDVDRKQSGPLGGDMQIGAEIAEETCHGVIFLRDPLTAQPHEPDISALLRICDVHDVPLATNLASADSMLDGMVQHLEAESESA from the coding sequence ATGCGACTCGCGCTCATCGCTCACGACGAGAAGAAACCCGACCTGATCGAGTTCGCCGAGACGCACCGCGAACTGCTCGATCGGTTCGAACTCACGGCGACTGGCACCACCGGGAAGCGACTCATCGAGGAGACGGGACTCGACGTGGACCGCAAGCAGTCGGGACCGCTCGGTGGTGACATGCAGATCGGCGCGGAGATCGCCGAGGAGACCTGTCACGGCGTCATCTTCCTGCGTGACCCCCTGACCGCACAGCCGCACGAACCGGACATCTCGGCGCTCCTGCGCATCTGTGACGTCCACGACGTCCCGCTGGCGACGAATCTGGCGAGCGCCGACTCGATGCTGGACGGGATGGTCCAGCACCTGGAAGCCGAGAGCGAGTCGGCGTGA
- a CDS encoding type IV pilin: MGVVQRFRALDRSVQVLLGVGLLGALSLVAVLVTVVLAAVIGSFVLGVGGPVQETAPQANIVASGVDTNDDGVVEQVTVRHEGGDHFTANAVVIAVRDEQSPWERYDSDVGDSVVVGDEAVIPGVESGDRIEVRHTETNSMLVSYTVP; the protein is encoded by the coding sequence ATGGGAGTGGTCCAGCGATTTCGAGCACTCGACAGATCGGTACAGGTCCTCCTCGGCGTCGGTCTCCTCGGCGCACTCTCGCTCGTCGCCGTCCTCGTCACGGTCGTACTCGCGGCAGTGATCGGGTCGTTCGTCCTCGGTGTGGGTGGCCCGGTCCAAGAGACGGCACCACAGGCGAACATCGTCGCCTCGGGTGTCGATACGAACGACGACGGTGTCGTCGAGCAGGTGACGGTCAGACATGAGGGCGGCGATCACTTCACCGCGAACGCGGTGGTGATCGCGGTGAGAGACGAGCAGTCCCCGTGGGAGCGCTACGATTCCGACGTGGGCGACAGCGTGGTCGTCGGCGACGAAGCAGTGATCCCGGGCGTCGAGTCGGGCGACAGGATCGAGGTTCGACACACCGAGACGAACTCGATGCTGGTGAGCTACACGGTCCCCTGA
- a CDS encoding succinylglutamate desuccinylase/aspartoacylase family protein — translation MTAPEPFRYDAEVQPGEIRHLRYEVGETYLGDPVEIPVTVIVGEHAGPTVGMTAAIHGDELNGVKVLQEVADTYRPAELHGTVVCLHVCNVPGYLAQQRYLPIYDQDLNRSFPGKERSNTAERMANVIYRRFVSNCDLLLDFHTSTRNRTTMYHVRANTADPEVRRLARAFGANVILAGAGDTGSLRRTATDAGIPAITVEMGRAHRFQPALIDRALEGVRSVLAEFELLPGEPVTWPGWSRVIDEAREKTWLRADRGGLVEMQYGQHPLVHADDTICTITDHFKRGERRVAAPFTGLIVGVLQNPVAAPGHPLCHLVSVDDDTRREIEREIEAGEFTERPWA, via the coding sequence GTGACAGCCCCCGAACCGTTCCGATACGACGCGGAGGTCCAACCGGGCGAGATCCGCCACCTGCGCTACGAGGTCGGCGAGACCTACCTCGGCGACCCGGTCGAGATTCCCGTGACGGTGATCGTCGGTGAACACGCCGGCCCCACGGTCGGCATGACGGCCGCGATCCACGGCGACGAACTCAACGGCGTGAAAGTTCTGCAGGAGGTCGCCGACACCTACCGGCCGGCCGAACTCCACGGGACCGTCGTCTGTCTGCACGTCTGCAACGTCCCGGGCTACCTCGCCCAGCAGCGCTACCTGCCCATCTACGATCAGGACCTGAACCGGTCGTTCCCCGGCAAGGAGCGCTCGAACACCGCAGAACGCATGGCGAACGTCATCTACCGCCGGTTCGTCTCGAACTGTGATCTCCTCTTGGACTTCCACACCTCGACGCGCAACCGGACGACGATGTACCACGTCCGGGCGAACACGGCCGACCCGGAGGTCCGGCGACTCGCCAGAGCGTTCGGTGCGAACGTGATCCTCGCAGGGGCGGGCGACACCGGGTCACTCCGGAGGACCGCGACCGACGCCGGTATCCCGGCGATCACCGTCGAGATGGGACGCGCCCACCGGTTCCAGCCGGCGCTGATCGACCGGGCGCTGGAGGGCGTCCGGTCGGTCCTGGCGGAGTTCGAACTCCTGCCGGGCGAACCGGTGACGTGGCCCGGGTGGTCGCGCGTCATCGACGAGGCGAGAGAGAAGACGTGGCTCCGGGCCGACCGGGGTGGCTTGGTCGAGATGCAGTACGGCCAGCACCCGCTGGTCCACGCGGACGACACCATCTGCACGATCACCGACCACTTCAAGCGCGGGGAACGCCGGGTCGCCGCCCCGTTCACCGGCCTGATCGTCGGGGTCCTCCAGAATCCGGTCGCCGCGCCGGGCCATCCGCTGTGTCATCTGGTGAGCGTGGACGACGACACTCGGAGAGAGATCGAACGCGAGATCGAGGCGGGGGAGTTCACCGAACGCCCGTGGGCCTGA